The window ACGGGCAACCGGGCCGCACGGCGCACTGTGCCCCCGCTGTGCCCACCTGCAGCGCACCAGGGACACCCTGCCCCGGGCTCTGTGCCGCCCCGGCTCTGCCACCCCGCACACCCCTGCACGGCCCCGGAGCcgcagcctgcagccctgcccagagcagccctgaccCCGGCGCTGGTTGTTTCGGGGGGCCACACGTGCCCCCACCCACCAGCAGCGTGGCCAGGATCCGGCTCTGTCCATCTGCACCCAAACTCGGCCCAGGGGCCCCCGCACCACCCCACGGCACATCCCCCTCCGGTCTGCCACAGCCCCCAGCAAAGCCAGGCAACAGCTCTGCCGCCCCGGTGTGCCCTGCGTGGCTGGCGATGcgcctgcctgcagccccggcGTCCCGGCGGGCCCCTGAGCGCCCCGGGGAGCCCCACGTTGCCAGGATGCGCCCGGTGCTGGCAGAGCCACGCGGCTGAGTCCTGCCGAGGGACCACGCTCGGTGCGGcggctgggctgcagcacccagTGGGTGCCCAGGGACGGGTGCAGGACCCTCACCAGCACTCACACTCGCGGCGCAGGATGCACAGCCTCAGCTCCCTGCTGTCCCGCCGCTGGGTTTGGCCCCAGCCACGCGGCACCACCGGGCTCGTCGCCACAGCCGAATCTGGCGCCGGACACACCTGGGGGTGAGCAGGGCACGGCTGCCCACCGTGGGGCCCGAGGTGGGAGCACGCGGCAGGGACCCCCCTCCGTCCtgtgggagctgcaggctcaGAGCACCCTGTGCCACGGCGAGGGGCCGGCTGAGCCAAGGAGCCGCCAGCAGCAGGGGCACggtgtggggctggtgggggccggggccgggcatggggcagccctgaggtccctctgcctcccccggcAGCGCCATTGCCCCCTGGGGCTGGACCCTGGACCCCTCCGGAGACTGGTACTACTGGTGGATCAGCATCATGGCACTGCCCATCCTCTACAACTGGATCATCCTCATCTGCAGGTGCCCGGCCGGGCGCGGGGCGAGGGTGGgccccggggggctggggggtggcaCAGGTCGTCCTGGTGCCCGTCAGCACCGTCCCAGCCCGGTGACGCCGCCAGGTCCTGCTTCCCCGacctgcaggagcagcacacggtgctgtggctgagcctGGACTACCTCAGCGACACGCTCTACCTGCTGGACATCGCCGTGCGCCTCCACACCGGTCTGTGCCCGCGCCCCGATGTGCCCCTGTCCCCGGCACGCCCCGGCACGCCCCGGCCACGCCCTGGCCCCCCACCTGCCCACAATTACACACACGAACGCACACTAACCTGTGTGCACAGACGTGTTTGTGTGCACGCACATGCACAGGCATGTGTGCGCTCACGGCTACACGCAGACAGCCGTGCATCATGCGCACACACATATGCATGCCCGTGtctacatgcacacacacgcgtgTGTGCATCCATCCACACGTCAGACCGTCACACACCCAGCAGGCACAGCCCTCACCATGGGGAGGTGGCCTGGGGGGTGCTCTGGGGTCCTGGCACCCACGGCTGGCCCCTCGGCCCCGCaggcagcacaggggacccccagcccccagcaacGTCCCACACGACGCCCGTCCTGGGGTCCCTGCCAGGGGAACCAGGCCCAGGGACCCCCCTGCGCCCCGTCCCTGCCACCCACTCAGTCCTCTGCCACCGACCTCCTCCCTGAGCCACCCCGGGCCCGCCATACCTCCCTCGGGACCCCCGCTCGCCGGAGACACCTCCGTGCCAGCGTGCCCCCCAGGCAGCCAGCCGGGTCCTGACCCGCCGCCCCCCAGGCTTCCTGGAGGACGGCATCCTGGTGCGGGACCGTGGCCGGATCCGGCGGCGCTACCTGCGCTCCACATCCTTCCCCTGGGACGTGGCCGCGGTGCTGCCCACCGACCTGCTCTACCTGCGCCTGGGCCCGGGGGTGCCGGCGGTGCGTGCTAACCGCTGCCTGCGGGTGCCGCGGCTCTTCGAGGCCTTCGACCGCCGGGAGACGCGCACGGCCCACCCCAACGCCTTCCGTGTCGCCAAGCTGATGCTCTACGTCTTCGTCACCATCCACTGGCACGGCTGCCTCTACTTCGCCCTCTCgtcctggctggggctgggcgcCGATGCCTGGGTCTGCCCCAACGCCAGCCGCCCCGGCTTCGCCCGCCCGCTGCGGCAGTACCTCCACAGCTTCTACTTCTCCACCCTCATCCTCGCCACCGTGGGCGACACGCCGGAGCCCCAGCGCGAGGAGGAGTTCCTCTTCGTCACCGCCGGCTTCCTCCTGGCCGTGCTGGGCTTCGCCACCATAACGGGCAGCATCAGCTCCGTCATCTCCAACAGGAACGCGGCCGACGCCGCCTTCTACCCCGACCCCGAGCCGGTGCGGCGCTACCTGCGGGCGCGGGGCGCGGGCGGGTGGTTGGCACGGCGGGTGGCCCGCTGGCACCAGCACCTGCGGGCGCAGAGGAAGCTGCCGGCGGAGCAGGCGGTGCTGCAGCACCTTccgcgggggctgcgggccgaGGTGGCGGCCAGCGTCCACCTCCCGGCCCTGCGCCGCGTCGGCCTCTTCCAGAGCTGGGAGCGTGgcgtgctgcagcagctggtgctgcGGCTGCGGCCCCAGGTCTTCGGCCCCGGCGAGTTCGTCTGCCGCAGGGGCGATGTGGGCCGCGAGATGTACTTCGTCCGTGAGGGGCGGCTGGCCGTGGTGGCGGAGGACGGCATCACGCAGCTCGCCGTCCTGGGTGAGGGGCTCTACTTCGGGGAGATCAGCCTCATCAACATCAAAGGTGAGCCCCCCTTGCCCCGCCAcagccccccggcacccccggccTCACCACAGCCCCCCGCCTCCCCAGGAAACACCTCAGGGAACCGGCGCACAGCCAACATCATGAGCATCGGCTACTCGGACCTCTTCTGCCTCTCCAAGGAGGACCTAGCGGAGGTGCTCGCCGAGTTCCCCAGCGCCCGGGCCATGATGGAGGCGAAGGGCCGCGAGCTCCTGCTGCGCATGGGCAAGCTGGACGTGCACGCcgaggcggcagcggcggcagcggcagagGAGGCCGAGTGCCGGACACAGGCACTGGAGACGGCCCTGGAGGGGCTGCAGACCCGGGCAGCCCGGCTGCTGGCCCAGCTGGAGTCCAGCGCCTTCAAGCTGGCCCTGCGCGTCGAGCGCCTCGAGTGCCGGCTCCGGCAGCGGCAGTCTGCAGGGGGATCGGGTCCTGCTGGGGGACTGGGTCCCCCCAGGGCACAGGGTCCCAGTGGGGTGCAGGGTCCTACCAAGGTGCAGGGTCCCCCCAGAGCACAGGGTCCCCCCAGGGCACAGGGTCCCATGAGGACACAGGGTCTCCCCGGAGTGCAGGGTCCCCCCAGAGCACAGGGTCCCAGGATGATGCAGGGTCCCGCCAGGGTGCAGGGTCCCAGCGGGGTGCAGGGTCCCATCAGGACACAGGGTCCCCCTGGAGTGCAGGGTCCTCCCAGGATGCAGGGTCCTCCCAGAGTACAGGGTCCCATCAGGGCACAGGGTCCCCCCGGGGTGCAGGGTGCCCCCAGGGTGCAGGGTGCCAGCAAGGTGCAGGGTTCTCCCAGAGTACAGGGTCCCCCCAGGGCACAGGGTCTCAGTGGGGTGCAGGGTCCCAGCGGGGTGCAGGGTCCCATCAGGACACAGGGTCCCCCCGGAGTGCAGGGTCCCCCCAGGGCACAGGGTCCTGCTGGGGGCCGGGGGCCTGCGGGGGGGACAGTCCCCCGGCGCTGAGGGTTACCTGTGACAGCAGCGACAACAGCTGCTGGGTGACCAGGACAACCACTGCTGGGTGACCGTGACAACCGTTGCTAGGTAACACTGACAGCTGTTGCTAAGTAACGATGAGTTGTTCATGAAGCGGGACAGCACTGTAGCCACgaagggacagggatggggcagggatCGGGACCAGGACTGGGACAGGGAATGGGACCGGGATTGGGAcggggatggggcagggacagggatcagGATCCAGAAGGAGACAGGACAGAAGCAAGAAAGGGGCGGGGAAGGACAGGGATAGGGGTAGGGGTAGGGACCGGGATGGGGATAGGGATGAGATagagatggggatgggatggggatggaatgggatggggatggaatGGGGATGGAATGGGATagaggtggggatgggatgggatggggatggggatgggatgggatgggatggggatgggatgtggatggggatggggatgggatggggatgggatgggatagagatggggatgggataagatgggatgggatggggatgggatgggatggggacagggacagggatgggatgagatggggatggggatgggatggggatgggatggggatggaatggggatgggatgggatggggacgggatggggatgggatggggatgggatggggatgggatggggatggaatAGGATagaggtggggatgggatgggatgggatggggataaGGgccagagaaggggaaggggaaggggaagggcaggaCCCGGGCAGGGTGAGGGTCGGCAGAGGCAGGCGCCGGGCTGTGCTGGAGCGGGGGCAGCGCAGGGTGCCGGGGGCTCCCCAAGAAGCGGCCGCGGCAACCGGGcaggggcggccgggccggagCGGGCCGGGGCCGTGGTCGGGGGGCAGCTcgtgtcccccagccccagcatcGTGCCCCG of the Grus americana isolate bGruAme1 chromosome 1, bGruAme1.mat, whole genome shotgun sequence genome contains:
- the CNGA4 gene encoding cyclic nucleotide-gated cation channel alpha-4 — translated: MHRLTLHWVTPTPGNPHTGAIAPWGWTLDPSGDWYYWWISIMALPILYNWIILICRSCFPDLQEQHTVLWLSLDYLSDTLYLLDIAVRLHTGFLEDGILVRDRGRIRRRYLRSTSFPWDVAAVLPTDLLYLRLGPGVPAVRANRCLRVPRLFEAFDRRETRTAHPNAFRVAKLMLYVFVTIHWHGCLYFALSSWLGLGADAWVCPNASRPGFARPLRQYLHSFYFSTLILATVGDTPEPQREEEFLFVTAGFLLAVLGFATITGSISSVISNRNAADAAFYPDPEPVRRYLRARGAGGWLARRVARWHQHLRAQRKLPAEQAVLQHLPRGLRAEVAASVHLPALRRVGLFQSWERGVLQQLVLRLRPQVFGPGEFVCRRGDVGREMYFVREGRLAVVAEDGITQLAVLGEGLYFGEISLINIKGNTSGNRRTANIMSIGYSDLFCLSKEDLAEVLAEFPSARAMMEAKGRELLLRMGKLDVHAEAAAAAAAEEAECRTQALETALEGLQTRAARLLAQLESSAFKLALRVERLECRLRQRQSAGGSGPAGGLGPPRAQGPSGVQGPTKPQHRAPEHPQGAAVGAGPAATVTAAR